From Macrobrachium rosenbergii isolate ZJJX-2024 chromosome 17, ASM4041242v1, whole genome shotgun sequence, one genomic window encodes:
- the LOC136847714 gene encoding mid1-interacting protein 1A codes for MPSRTPRQQQQHLQNHHHQYPLIVKPTSRMLYESVDNYHSMGFMDNSVRLNNPRDLNDFSSQSIVCAMDRFVKAVNNMNETIMVPCRLLDMEVVAQKPSSKVPKLLKNGGDPYSYYSLLNSVKNDLILGASSNDEDTTTTTERTPMMLPSINSTRWTDEGESRDEAKKEALRRQSTMSLASDSSSNTSEMDSATETCSESTEDDDRSSEGDDHTLVANNVTQALHSHLLGLHACLKNLTDTATYITDCYKESVNL; via the exons ATGCCTTCACGAACTCCAAGACAGCAACAACAGCATCttcagaatcatcatcatcaatatcctCTCATAGTCAAGCCAACATCCAGAATGCTGTACGAATCCGTTGACAACTACCATTCCATGGGTTTCATGGACAACAG TGTCCGGCTCAATAACCCGAGAGACCTGAACGACTTTTCATCACAGTCGATCGTCTGTGCCATGGATCGCTTCGTCAAGGCAGTCAATAACATGAACGAGACCATCATGGTGCCATGCAG ACTTCTCGACATGGAAGTGGTGGCGCAGAAGCCGTCCTCGAAGGTCCCCAAACTCCTGAAGAACGGCGGCGACCCTTACAGCTACTACTCGCTCCTGAACTCCGTCAAGAACGACCTCATCCTGGGAGCGAGCTCCAACGACGaggacaccaccaccacaacGGAAAGGACCCCGATGATGCTGCCCTCGATCAACAGCACGCGGTGGACGGACGAGGGCGAGTCGAGAGACGAGGCCAAGAAGGAAGCCTTGAGGCGACAGAGCACGATGTCCCTGGCTTCGGACTCCTCCTCCAACACTTCGGAGATGGACAGCGCCACAGAGACCTGCTCGGAAAGCACAGAAGACGACGACAGGAGTTCGGAAGGGGACGACCACACCCTGGTCGCAAACAACGTCACGCAGGCCCTCCACTCCCACCTCCTGGGGCTGCACGCGTGTCTCAAAAACCTGACGGACACTGCCACCTACATCACAGACTGCTACAAAGAGTCGGTCAATCTATAG